From Lolium perenne isolate Kyuss_39 chromosome 5, Kyuss_2.0, whole genome shotgun sequence, a single genomic window includes:
- the LOC127326364 gene encoding uncharacterized protein has translation MVATALCLLAVAVLLAARDNNGAAALDAQAAYLSRLKQDFAGPAMARWDFSPAPVVDYCRFQGVVCDGAGGGNVTGIDLTSWRLTGRIPPGICAALPALRELQLGFNDIRGGFPATLLNCSSSLETLNLSYSGVSGAVPDLSPMRALRELDMSNNLFTGAFPVASLVNMTSLEVVNFNENPGFDVWRPPEAITRLRRIRVLILSTTSMRGGVPAWLGNMTTLTDLELSGNFLTGRIPPSLGRLANLEFLELYYNELSGAIPNELGNLTRLADVDLSENRLSGAIPDSLCALPRLRVLQVYTNFLAGPIPAVLGNSTQLEILSVYKNQLTGELPANLGRYSDFNVLEVSENLLTGPLPPHACANGNLQYILVLSNLLTGPIPAAYGECSPLLRFRVSNNHLEGDVPPGIFALPHASIVDLSYNHFTGAVSPSIAGAKNLTSLFASDNRLSGVLPPEIADAGSLVKIDLSNNLIAGPIPAELGEMVRLNLLSLQVNRFNGTIPETLAELRSLNVLNLSENALSGQIPEALCALLPNSLDFAGNNLSGPVPPAIIKDGLLESVARNPGLCVAFRLNPRDTTMPMCHKDADKRGLAGSAWIIGACAVVCVVAMLALARRWLMRRWAAQDGDQDGTSSSSPGSRRGHGGSSYDVTSFHKLTFDQHEILEALIEKNIVGHGGSGTVYKIELSSGELVAVKKLWVSSSKQNQKHRGGGWGGGEEDEGRELRTEVETLGSIRHKNIVKLYCCYSGADSNLLVYEYMPNGNLWDALHGGGWGFLDWPTRRRVAIGVAQGLAYLHHDLLFAIVHRDVKSSNILLDADFEPKVADFGIAKVIQATASSRGDTTASTTTIAGTYGYLAPEYAYSSKATTKCDVYSFGVVLMELATGRKPIEPEFGETRDIVQWVTAKVAAAAEAEALDKGLAWSPFKEEMVQALRVAVRCTCSIPGLRPTMADVVQMLAESGPAGRTGKTDVKGYSGQLPKPVAV, from the coding sequence ATGGTAGCCACCGCTTTGTGTCTCCTGGCCGTCGCTGTGCTGCTCGCTGCCCGTGACAACAATGGTGCGGCGGCGTTGGACGCCCAGGCCGCGTACCTGTCTCGTTTGAAGCAGGATTTCGCGGGGCCGGCCATGGCGCGCTGGGACTTCTCCCCGGCGCCGGTGGTGGACTACTGCAGGTTCCAGGGCGTGGTCTGCGACGGCGCAGGCGGCGGCAACGTCACGGGCATCGACCTCACCTCGTGGCGCCTCACCGGCAGGATCCCTCCCGGCATCTGCGCGGCGCTGCCGGCGCTCCGGGAGCTCCAGCTCGGCTTCAATGACATCCGCGGCGGGTTCCCCGCGACCCTCCTCAACTGTTCGTCGTCCCTCGAGACGCTCAACCTCAGCTACTCCGGCGTGTCGGGCGCCGTGCCGGACCTGTCCCCGATGCGCGCGCTCCGGGAGCTCGACATGTCGAACAACCTCTTCACTGGCGCGTTCCCGGTGGCGTCGCTCGTTAACATGACCTCCCTCGAGGTCGTCAACTTCAACGAGAACCCCGGCTTTGACGTGTGGCGGCCGCCGGAGGCGATCACGCGGCTGCGGCGCATCCGCGTGCTGATCCTGTCCACGACCTCCATGCGCGGCGGCGTGCCAGCGTGGCTCGGCAACATGACGACGCTCACCGATCTTGAGCTCAGCGGCAACTTCCTCACCGGCCGCATCCCGCCGTCGCTCGGCCGCCTCGCCAACCTCGAGTTCCTAGAGCTCTATTACAACGAGCTCTCAGGCGCCATCCCGAACGAGCTCGGCAACCTCACGCGACTCGCCGACGTCGACTTGTCGGAGAACCGGCTGTCGGGCGCCATCCCGGACTCGCTCTGCGCGCTGCCCAGGCTCCGCGTGCTGCAGGTGTACACCAACTTCCTCGCCGGACCCATCCCGGCGGTGCTGGGGAACTCCACGCAGCTCGAGATCCTGTCTGTGTACAAGAACCAGCTCACCGGCGAGCTCCCCGCGAACCTCGGCCGCTACTCCGATTTCAACGTGCTCGAGGTCTCCGAGAACCTGCTCACCGGCCCGCTGCCGCCGCACGCCTGCGCCAACGGCAACCTCCAGTACATCCTCGTCCTCAGCAACCTCCTCACCGGTCCCATCCCGGCAGCCTATGGCGAGTGCTCGCCGCTGCTCCGGTTCCGCGTCAGCAACAACCACCTGGAGGGCGATGTGCCCCCAGGGATCTTCGCACTGCCGCACGCCTCCATCGTGGACCTCTCCTACAATCATTTCACAGGCGCCGTGTCCCCGTCCATCGCCGGCGCCAAGAACCTCACCTCGCTCTTCGCCTCTGACAACCGGCTTTCAGGTGTTCTCCCTCCTGAGATCGCGGACGCGGGAAGCCTCGTCAAGATCGATCTGAGCAACAACCTCATCGCCGGCCCGATCCCGGCGGAGCTGGGGGAGATGGTCAGACTGAACCTGCTGTCGTTGCAGGTGAACCGGTTCAACGGCACCATCCCGGAGACTCTCGCCGAGCTGCGGAGTCTCAACGTGCTCAACTTGTCGGAGAACGCGCTGTCGGGGCAGATCCCCGAGGCTTTGTGCGCGCTGCTGCCCAACTCGCTGGACTTCGCCGGCAACAACTTGTCCGGGCCGGTGCCACCGGCGATTATCAAGGATGGGCTCCTGGAGAGCGTCGCCCGCAACCCAGGGCTGTGCGTGGCGTTCCGGCTCAACCCCAGGGACACGACGATGCCGATGTGCCACAAGGACGCGGACAAGCGAGGGCTCGCTGGGAGCGCGTGGATCATCGGGGCGTGCGCGGTGGTGTGCGTGGTGGCAATGCTGGCGCTGGCGCGGCGATGGCTGATGCGGCGGTGGGCGGCCCAGGACGGGGATCAGGACgggacgtcgtcgtcgtcgccggggTCGAGGAGGGGCCACGGCGGGTCGTCGTACGATGTCACGAGCTTCCACAAGCTCACCTTCGACCAGCACGAGATCTTGGAGGCCCTGATCGAGAAGAACATCGTGGGACACGGCGGATCCGGCACGGTGTACAAGATCGAGCTGAGCAGCGGCGAgctggtggcggtgaagaagctcTGGGTGTCCTCCTCCAAGCAGAACCAGAAGCACCGCGGCGGCGGCtggggcggcggcgaggaggacgaGGGGCGCGAGCTGCGGACGGAGGTGGAGACGCTGGGCAGCATCCGGCACAAGAACATCGTGAAGCTGTACTGCTGCTACTCCGGCGCCGACAGCAACCTGCTGGTGTACGAGTACATGCCCAACGGCAACCTGTGGGACGCGCTGCACGGCGGCGGGTGGGGCTTCCTGGACTGGCCGACGCGCCGCCGCGTGGCCATCGGGGTCGCCCAGGGCCTGGCCTACCTCCACCACGACCTCCTATTCGCTATCGTCCACCGCGACGTCAAGTCCTCCAACATCCTCCTGGACGCCGACTTCGAGCCCAAGGTGGCCGACTTCGGCATCGCCAAGGTGATCCAGGCCACCGCCTCATCCCGCGGCGACACCACGGCGTCCACTACCACCATCGCCGGCACCTACGGGTACCTGGCGCCCGAGTACGCATACTCCTCCAAGGCCACCACCAAGTGCGACGTGTACAGCTTCGGGGTGGTGCTCATGGAGCTGGCCACGGGGAGGAAGCCCATCGAGCCGGAGTTCGGGGAGACGAGGGACATCGTGCAGTGGGTCACCGCCAAGGTGGCCGCGGCGGCCGAGGCGGAGGCGCTCGACAAGGGGCTCGCGTGGAGCCCGTTCAAGGAGGAGATGGTGCAGGCACTGCGCGTCGCCGTCCGGTGCACCTGCAGCATCCCCGGGCTGCGACCCACCATGGCCGACGTCGTGCAGATGCTCGCGGAGTCCGGACCCGCCGGCCGGACTGGCAAGACCGACGTGAAAGGCTACTCCGGCCAGCTACCCAAACCTGTGGCCGTGTAA